From the genome of Deinococcus sp. JMULE3, one region includes:
- a CDS encoding amino acid ABC transporter permease, translated as MTEVLEGFRTVLSGEYPRLLLSGLGLTLAVSVCALLVSVLVGTALGAARVLRVPVLGRLGDAYVTVVRGIPLIVLLSVVYYGLPTLGVTLPDFPAAVLALGLYSAAYTSEIVRGGISSVPAGQAEAARSLGLSRGQALRFVVLPQAWRVALPALGNEFISLILGSSLASAVTLQELFSQGRYITNATYRQFEVYAVLALVYFGLTFVLSRVVRGLEARLSRGVTLPERRVI; from the coding sequence GTGACCGAGGTTCTGGAGGGGTTCCGGACGGTGCTGTCCGGGGAGTACCCGCGGCTGCTGCTGTCGGGTCTGGGCCTGACGCTGGCGGTCAGCGTGTGTGCGCTGCTGGTGTCGGTGCTGGTGGGCACGGCGCTGGGGGCCGCGCGGGTGCTGCGCGTGCCGGTGCTGGGACGGCTGGGGGACGCGTACGTGACGGTGGTGCGGGGCATTCCGCTGATCGTGCTGCTGTCGGTGGTGTACTACGGCCTGCCGACGCTGGGTGTGACCCTGCCGGATTTTCCAGCGGCGGTGCTGGCACTGGGGTTGTACTCGGCGGCGTACACGAGTGAGATCGTGCGCGGTGGGATCAGCAGTGTTCCGGCGGGGCAGGCGGAGGCGGCGCGGAGTCTGGGTCTCAGCCGGGGGCAGGCGCTGCGGTTCGTGGTGTTGCCGCAGGCGTGGCGGGTGGCGCTGCCCGCGCTGGGGAACGAGTTCATCAGCCTGATCCTGGGCAGCAGTCTGGCGAGCGCGGTGACGCTGCAGGAGCTGTTCAGTCAGGGGAGGTACATCACGAACGCCACGTACCGGCAGTTCGAGGTGTACGCGGTGCTGGCGCTGGTGTACTTCGGGCTGACGTTCGTGCTGTCGCGGGTGGTGCGCGGGCTGGAGGCGCGCCTGAGTCGGGGCGTGACGTTGCCGGAGCGGCGCGTGATCTGA
- a CDS encoding multidrug efflux SMR transporter, whose protein sequence is MRAWLYLLTAIALEVSGTLSLKHLHDQPLTHTLLTYAQLTGAFYLLSRAFRQIPVAVAFATWEALGLLSLTVLGATLLGEHLPPTHLLALGGLLLGSALLSRGTRHPTTGQPTTDAQPTADAQTTAAQPAHPAPTGGQPA, encoded by the coding sequence ATGCGCGCCTGGCTGTACCTCCTGACCGCGATTGCCCTGGAGGTCAGCGGCACCCTCAGCCTGAAACACCTGCACGACCAGCCGCTGACGCACACGCTACTCACGTACGCCCAGCTGACCGGCGCGTTCTACCTGCTCTCCCGCGCGTTCCGGCAGATCCCGGTCGCCGTGGCCTTCGCCACCTGGGAAGCGCTGGGCCTCCTGAGCCTCACCGTCCTGGGCGCCACCCTGCTGGGCGAACACCTGCCCCCCACGCACCTGCTCGCACTGGGCGGCCTGCTGCTCGGCAGCGCCCTCCTGAGCCGAGGCACCCGGCACCCCACCACCGGGCAGCCCACCACGGACGCACAGCCCACGGCAGACGCGCAGACCACGGCAGCCCAACCGGCCCACCCCGCACCCACCGGCGGGCAGCCCGCATGA
- a CDS encoding multidrug efflux SMR transporter — protein sequence MTATTALLILGAALLDVLANLLLKRSDGLARPASFVGAVLTVLAAFSLIGLAARDLPVAVAYALWGGLGIVTTALLSRRIDGARLTPTGWAGLALILGSLAVLSLTP from the coding sequence ATGACGGCCACCACCGCCCTCCTGATCCTCGGGGCCGCCCTGCTGGACGTCCTGGCGAACCTCCTCCTGAAACGCAGCGACGGCCTCGCCCGGCCCGCTTCCTTCGTGGGTGCCGTCCTGACCGTCCTGGCCGCCTTCAGCCTGATCGGCCTCGCCGCGCGGGACCTGCCGGTCGCCGTCGCCTACGCCCTCTGGGGCGGCCTGGGTATCGTCACGACCGCCCTGCTCAGCAGGCGCATCGACGGCGCCCGCCTGACCCCCACCGGCTGGGCAGGCCTCGCCCTGATCCTCGGCAGCCTCGCTGTCCTCAGCCTCACCCCGTAA
- a CDS encoding ABC transporter substrate-binding protein produces MKRFVMIAAVLGSALVSVSQAATVAEVKKKGVLVLGTDPTFAPFEFKGPDGQIQGFDIDIARAVAKDLGVRLEIRAVGFGALMPQAVTSGRVDMAMSGITITPERAKVVSFSQPYFRSAQVFIVRAGNPGKFAWPASVKGKVIGVQGNTTGQFVANDLLKPKGATLKVYDDFAAGLADVRAGRIAALVGDAPTVDDLKKRLPGQFEQAGKDLAAEDYGMVFRKGSDLAAAANKTLARLKASGEYQKLLNRWIVQK; encoded by the coding sequence GTGAAGCGTTTCGTGATGATTGCGGCGGTCCTCGGTTCGGCCCTGGTGAGCGTGTCGCAGGCGGCGACGGTGGCCGAGGTGAAGAAGAAGGGCGTGCTGGTGCTGGGCACGGACCCGACGTTCGCGCCGTTCGAGTTCAAGGGCCCGGACGGGCAGATTCAGGGCTTCGATATCGATATCGCGCGGGCGGTGGCGAAGGACCTGGGCGTGCGGCTGGAGATCCGCGCGGTGGGGTTCGGGGCGCTGATGCCGCAGGCGGTCACGTCGGGCCGGGTGGACATGGCCATGAGTGGCATCACGATCACGCCGGAGCGGGCGAAGGTGGTGTCGTTCAGCCAGCCTTACTTCCGGTCGGCGCAGGTGTTCATCGTGCGGGCCGGGAATCCCGGGAAGTTCGCGTGGCCCGCGAGCGTGAAGGGGAAGGTGATCGGCGTGCAGGGGAACACGACGGGGCAGTTCGTGGCGAACGACCTGCTGAAACCGAAGGGCGCGACGTTGAAGGTGTATGACGATTTCGCGGCGGGACTGGCGGACGTGCGGGCCGGGCGGATCGCGGCGCTGGTGGGCGACGCGCCGACGGTGGATGACCTGAAAAAGCGCCTGCCGGGGCAGTTCGAGCAGGCCGGGAAGGACCTGGCGGCCGAGGATTACGGCATGGTGTTCAGGAAGGGTAGTGATCTCGCGGCGGCGGCAAATAAGACGCTGGCGCGCCTGAAAGCCAGCGGGGAGTACCAGAAGCTGCTGAACAGGTGGATCGTGCAGAAGTAA
- a CDS encoding TlpA family protein disulfide reductase, with product MEWPAPTDFVHGDPLPPPQAWTRPGLVMTFNLECPGCVSRGIPFLKRLHAEFGDAVHLLAVHTSHGHRTLPREDVEPTLKKFAQDYAKLPFPVALDLTGTLARDWHTEGTPHWLAFAPGGDLIRSVYGSQDNAQTRLQYLLEEWTGRGAEDQT from the coding sequence ATGGAATGGCCCGCCCCCACCGACTTCGTCCACGGCGACCCCCTCCCCCCACCACAGGCGTGGACGCGGCCCGGCCTCGTCATGACCTTCAACCTTGAATGCCCCGGCTGCGTCTCACGCGGCATCCCGTTCCTGAAACGCCTGCACGCCGAGTTCGGCGACGCCGTTCACCTCCTCGCCGTGCACACCAGCCACGGCCACCGAACACTCCCCAGAGAGGACGTGGAACCCACCCTGAAAAAATTCGCGCAGGACTACGCGAAACTCCCGTTCCCCGTCGCCCTCGACCTCACCGGCACCCTCGCCCGCGACTGGCACACCGAAGGCACCCCCCACTGGCTCGCCTTCGCGCCCGGCGGAGACCTCATCCGCAGCGTGTACGGCAGCCAGGACAACGCCCAGACCAGACTCCAGTACCTCCTGGAAGAATGGACCGGGCGCGGCGCAGAGGATCAGACCTAA
- a CDS encoding permease prefix domain 1-containing protein — MTTAAHTTPRALTAYLTRATWGLPEARRQELWDELEEHILTRADHLILSGLTPTQATAQAIRELGPPTRVTLGMAQVYTMPKLILTAATLALGISAGLYALAGGSQSLILPVQTERPVKPTCVRGTVPEHVSIVSARDGVTCFTYTGPTVPGAYLSFSSLRSAVTAAGGQVTQLDGSGVRVKLPASQFKLPSSFTAQNERYFLAAAVASEIMAVYPDAHLSGFAQPTIQFGGQRLTFGQRTQTIGTAFYGGLSLELLSSLLSPPSGATEFTLRSSGQETGPHQHRVLTTLPAGEVVMLVRRGAGSNYTFSVQPVATDRAITLSSSASRLRFVTDPAQLGPDPVNGHQTALLVRLSNIPLNDLQSGIFVPAQATSDAR, encoded by the coding sequence GTGACCACCGCCGCCCACACCACCCCCCGCGCCCTGACCGCGTACCTGACCCGCGCCACCTGGGGCCTCCCAGAAGCGCGCCGCCAGGAACTCTGGGACGAACTCGAAGAACACATCCTGACACGCGCCGACCACCTGATCCTCAGCGGCCTCACCCCCACTCAGGCCACCGCCCAGGCCATCCGTGAACTCGGGCCACCCACCCGCGTGACCCTGGGCATGGCACAGGTGTACACCATGCCAAAACTCATCCTGACCGCCGCAACCCTCGCCCTCGGCATCAGCGCCGGACTGTACGCCCTGGCAGGGGGCAGCCAATCGCTGATTCTCCCCGTACAGACTGAACGACCCGTGAAACCCACCTGCGTGCGAGGCACTGTTCCCGAACATGTCAGCATTGTCAGCGCACGGGACGGCGTGACCTGCTTCACCTACACCGGCCCCACTGTCCCCGGCGCTTACCTGTCATTCTCGTCCCTGCGCAGCGCCGTCACCGCTGCCGGAGGGCAGGTCACCCAACTGGACGGCAGCGGCGTGCGGGTCAAGCTACCCGCCAGTCAATTCAAGCTGCCCAGCAGTTTCACCGCGCAGAACGAACGCTACTTCCTGGCCGCCGCCGTCGCCAGTGAAATCATGGCCGTCTACCCAGACGCTCACCTCAGCGGGTTCGCGCAGCCCACCATCCAGTTCGGAGGTCAGCGTCTGACCTTCGGACAGCGCACACAGACCATCGGGACGGCGTTCTATGGCGGCCTGAGCCTGGAACTGCTGAGCAGTCTTCTATCCCCCCCATCCGGCGCCACCGAATTCACCCTGCGAAGCAGCGGGCAGGAAACCGGTCCCCACCAGCACCGTGTACTGACCACGCTGCCAGCCGGTGAAGTGGTGATGCTGGTGCGCCGCGGGGCCGGAAGCAACTACACGTTCAGTGTGCAGCCCGTCGCGACAGACCGGGCGATCACTCTGTCTTCCAGTGCCTCCCGCCTGCGCTTCGTGACGGACCCCGCCCAGCTCGGACCAGACCCTGTCAATGGTCACCAGACAGCCCTGCTGGTGCGCCTGAGTAACATTCCCCTGAACGACCTGCAGTCCGGCATCTTCGTGCCCGCCCAGGCGACGTCCGACGCCCGTTAG
- a CDS encoding PadR family transcriptional regulator, translating to MNPDLLRGNLDLILLTLLEQQPLYGFAIIQAARDRTGGYFDFKEGSLYPALHRLEAEGLLAAQHGETGRNGKPRKYYAITDRGRDTLNAKRQEFAAFTGAVNQLGGTGA from the coding sequence ATGAACCCAGACCTGCTGCGCGGCAACCTCGACCTGATCCTCCTGACCCTCCTCGAACAGCAACCCCTGTACGGCTTCGCGATCATCCAGGCCGCCCGCGACCGCACCGGCGGGTACTTCGACTTCAAGGAAGGCAGCCTCTACCCCGCCCTGCACCGCCTGGAAGCCGAAGGACTGCTCGCCGCGCAGCACGGCGAAACGGGCCGCAACGGCAAACCCCGCAAGTACTACGCCATCACCGACCGGGGCCGCGACACCCTGAACGCCAAACGGCAGGAATTCGCCGCCTTCACCGGCGCCGTGAACCAGCTCGGCGGGACCGGCGCGTGA
- a CDS encoding NAD(P)/FAD-dependent oxidoreductase, with translation MKTLILGAGYSGLAVATKMKPAPGLEALMVEQNAYHTFETRLHEAAAHNTPVTLPLAPLLRGTGVNLEQAQVEAVNLDDKEVKLKDGRVLTYDTLVVGLGSVTNFYRIPGLAENASELKQLSDADEIFNFVNRAYTTEYQGNRDIVVGGAGLTGVELVTELAQRAQLLTKERGLPPFNIYLVEAGPKILPILDDALRAKAQKTLEEYGIHILVGHRITQATADTVTVQTADGQQKTISAGKIIWTGGIQARDIVSGSKLEKGPGGRIAVDDKLRAKGYPEVFVIGDMGLALNQEGKPVPTTAQHAGQQGRLTGKNIMRLVRGEEPEAYEPTTLGEFVSLGGLMAVGWMKLPWNQKLAITGGIAHVMKRASEWRWRISID, from the coding sequence ATGAAGACCCTCATCCTTGGTGCTGGTTACTCCGGCCTTGCTGTCGCCACCAAAATGAAGCCCGCCCCGGGCCTCGAAGCCCTGATGGTGGAGCAGAACGCCTACCACACCTTCGAAACCCGCCTCCACGAAGCGGCGGCCCACAACACCCCCGTCACCCTGCCCCTGGCGCCCCTGCTGCGCGGCACCGGCGTGAACCTCGAACAGGCGCAGGTCGAAGCCGTCAACCTGGACGACAAGGAAGTCAAACTCAAGGACGGCCGCGTCCTCACGTACGACACCCTGGTCGTCGGCCTGGGCAGCGTCACGAACTTCTACCGCATCCCCGGCCTGGCCGAGAACGCCTCTGAACTCAAGCAGCTCAGCGACGCCGACGAGATCTTCAACTTCGTCAACCGCGCCTACACCACCGAGTACCAGGGCAACCGCGACATCGTCGTGGGCGGCGCGGGCCTCACCGGCGTGGAACTCGTCACCGAACTCGCCCAGCGCGCCCAGCTCCTGACCAAGGAACGCGGCCTGCCCCCCTTCAACATCTACCTCGTGGAAGCCGGACCCAAGATCCTCCCGATCCTGGACGACGCCCTGCGCGCCAAGGCCCAGAAGACCCTCGAGGAATACGGCATTCACATCCTCGTCGGGCACCGCATCACGCAGGCCACCGCCGACACCGTCACCGTGCAGACCGCCGACGGCCAGCAGAAGACCATCAGCGCCGGGAAGATCATCTGGACCGGCGGCATCCAGGCGCGCGACATCGTCAGCGGCAGCAAACTGGAAAAAGGCCCCGGCGGCCGCATCGCCGTGGACGACAAACTGCGCGCCAAGGGCTACCCCGAAGTGTTCGTGATCGGCGACATGGGCCTCGCGCTGAACCAGGAAGGCAAACCCGTGCCCACCACCGCCCAGCACGCCGGGCAGCAGGGCCGCCTGACCGGGAAGAACATCATGCGTCTCGTGCGCGGCGAGGAACCCGAAGCGTACGAACCCACCACCCTGGGCGAGTTCGTCAGCCTGGGCGGCCTGATGGCCGTCGGCTGGATGAAACTCCCCTGGAACCAGAAGCTCGCCATCACCGGCGGCATCGCGCACGTCATGAAACGCGCGAGCGAATGGCGCTGGCGCATCAGCATCGACTGA